The following are encoded together in the Anopheles nili chromosome 3, idAnoNiliSN_F5_01, whole genome shotgun sequence genome:
- the LOC128727292 gene encoding protein melted, whose translation MHELFTTVLSKRDLSRAGELFSIEDYEIVKDLTEVLEEISSIISQEDYLQNSNDQSVIEICINRVTSCIKKTHTIEKHCAGLVNLLETCLRYNLQPSSKDVDPPHAKISSDIISSIFLNYSKQVVMEVTLPVAVKFLNQGNLELSRNLASYLSSAAIEYSYLLSSHVHVILESLFGGNYGLCHVLSQIYEATPDPINDAGPKFVEIVPRCELQEQLVILQLLVTIAKVRPSSLTESIPSLLELATTRLPLTAATLLVLLKLAESKPIKLAEYTDAFKQIVHGVPQTVGFVAQILSAIGRCGKDRAQIALDFVLEHLPRADRALQTILLNEATKLCTKYPVLFTDKVTSVVRQRQLSNNTQIKQTTSGGVTIVNLNSSATLGPPVTSPVAMTTSSGYPSSAHGSGTHCVQGSAGVAGMLGNVGGSSAGYAQHQLDHGRPIVSKTPNVAIVSNGHSHTTGGGTMMSTTVINTSNGTTLSSTVHPALLTNFMNAANGLPSGASATTVGTTGGLTNGTVISPTPHHTGYTRNRPKLGDSRSTGRLHSGGGGGSKSTTRLNNAGGSMGGLHKSRHGSSQLINQFNGEIGAGVSIDSEKCPGVGGAVTPNGPSAVDGSTSHNSHHSSGNVAIKGMTSSSGSGGGVGLLGTSIPPPLSQHVTITGENKWGIPQTKITSCGVTVTTSPTRAPRPYSHGPSNTLMGSTGALGGKSSLGGLNQSTGSIGIQVHHASPASPTMFNNHSQQTSPQLTTTLSLHSSDDPNNQVIVSGPATVTTRPRTNDNRSVTILNASSTSATVNQRMSVFEPYPMRDTIQHFCEKHLDKIKSYTEAVALRIPPPAKCIIEERRAKKMAKLHFACQVRGPHCLYSRTMFTMRTRNPRTWIHLMFLDLQARAGKNALSSWDPSVSRLKHCWDTLKCENRTFITLVTSAFPNGKEQEALVNELRHAGFFDVFEMGPVTLGAGVGGESGVPGAGQPGTTGPAGSGASSGGGTGAASNGGSSEDLEVFQWGCFLCHHPEKAIGFLHGNNQPVIEGQLKEKKGKWRLFRRWRTRYFTLSGAHLSCKGSVSEAGGESIDVNQIRSVKVSRGARNIPKAFEIFTGDQTLILKPKDGNKAEEWVQCLSIVLAHSQARDSPTTRTNSLPARSIGNSRTVF comes from the exons ATGCACGAACTTTTTACGACGGTCCTTTCCAAAAGGGACCTTTCCCGAGCCGGTGAGCTGTTCTCTATCGAAGATTATGAGATAGTCAAAGATTTGACTGAGGTG CTGGAAGAAATTTCTTCCATCATCTCGCAGGAAGACTATCTGCAGAACAGCAACGATCAGTCGGTGATCGAAATCTGCATCAACAGGGTAACATCATGCATCAAGAAGACGCACACGATCGAAAAGCATTGCGCTGGGTTGGTGAACCTGTTGGAAACGTGTCTCCGTTATAACCTGCAGCCCTCGAGTAAGGACGTGGACCCACCGCATGCGAAAATATCTTCCGACATTATTTCCAGCATATTTTTG AACTACAGTAAACAGGTCGTTATGGAGGTAACACTTCCGGTAGCGGTCAAATTTCTCAATCAAGGAAACCTCGAATTATCGCGCAACCTCGCCAGCTACCTCTCGTCGGCGGCGATCGAGTACTCGTACCTATTGTCCTCGCATGTGCACGTAATCCTGGAATCCCTGTTTGGAGGAAACTATGGTCTCTGCCACGTGCTGTCACAAATCTACGAAGCAACCCCAGACCCCATAAACGACGCTGGACCTAAGTTTGTCGAGATCGTGCCACGATGCGAACTCCAGGAGCAGCTAGTGATTCTGCAGCTACTCGTAACGATCGCCAAGGTGCGACCATCAAGCCTAACCGAAAGCATTCCATCGCTGCTGGAACTCGCCACGACCCGGCTACCATTAACCGCGGCTACCTTGCTCGTGCTGCTAAAGCTGGCCGAATCGAAACCAATAAAGCTGGCCGAATACACGGACGCCTTCAAGCAGATCGTCCACGGTGTCCCACAGACGGTGGGGTTCGTGGCCCAGATTCTTTCCGCCATCGGGCGCTGCGGCAAGGACCGGGCGCAGATAGCGCTCGATTTCGTGCTGGAACACTTACCGCGAGCGGATCGAGCGCTGCAAACGATCCTGCTGAACGAGGCCACGAAACTGTGCACGAAGTATCCGGTTTTGTTCACCGACAAGGTCACCTCCGTTGTCCGGCAGCGTCAGCTGAGCAACAACACCCAGATCAAGCAAACCACATCCGGTGGAGTGACGATCGTCAATCTCAACTCTTCCGCAACGCTTGGTCCACCGGTGACATCCCCGGTGGCGATGACGACTAGCAGTGGGTATCCTTCGAGCGCACACGGAAGTGGAACGCACTGTGTCCAGGGTTCAGCTGGTGTCGCGGGGATGCTGGGAAATGTGGGTGGTAGTTCCGCTGGTTACGCACAGCACCAGCTCGATCATGGGCGTCCCATCGTTTCGAAGACACCGAACGTGGCCATCGTCAGCAATGGTCACTCTCACACCACGGGTGGTGGCACCATGATGTCGACGACGGTCATCAACACATCGAACGGTACGACGCTTAGTTCGACCGTCCATCCGGCACTGTTGACCAACTTTATGAACGCAGCAAACGGGCTTCCAAGTGGCGCATCCGCTACGACCGTCGGAACGACAGGCGGACTAACGAACGGGACCGTCATTTCTCCGACGCCACATCACACTGG GTACACACGGAATCGACCGAAATTGGGTGACTCGCGGAGTACCGGCCGGTTGCATTCGGGCGGAGGAGGTGGCAGTAAGAGCACGACTCGCCTCAACAACGCTGGTGGATCGATGGGTGGTCTGCATAAGTCACGTCACGGATCGTCCCAGCTGATCAATCAATTCAACGGTGAGATCGGTGCCGGAGTGTCGATCGATTCGGAGAAATGCCCCGGTGTTGGAGGCGCCGTAACACCGAACGGACCATCTGCGGTCGATGGATCTACCTCGCACAACAGCCATCACTCGAGCGGAAATGTCGCCATCAAGGGCATGACATCCAGCAGCGGAAGTGGCGGTGGAGTTGGTTTGCTAGGGACCTCGATACCGCCTCCACTTAGCCAGCACGTCACGATAACGGGCGAGAACAAGTGGGGCATACCGCAGACGAAGATCACATCCTGCGGTGTCACGGTGACGACTTCACCAACGCGTGCTCCGCGACCGTATTCGCATGGGCCCAGCAACACGTTGATGGGTTCGACCGGTGCGCTTGGCGGGAAGAGTTCCCTTGGGGGGTTAAATCAATCGACCGGTTCGATTGGCATTCAGGTGCACCATGCATCACCAGCCTCACCGACCATGTTCAACAATCACTCCCAGCAAACGTCGCCACAGTTGACCACCACGCTGTCGCTGCACTCGAGCGATGATCCGAACAATCAG gTGATCGTGTCTGGACCGGCCACGGTGACGACGCGTCCGCGTACGAACGACAACCGGAGCGTGACCATTCTCAACGCATCGTCGACGTCGGCCACAGTCAATCAGCGCATGAGCGTGTTCGAACCGTACCCGATGCGTGACACGATACAGCACTTCTGCGAGAAGCACCTGGACAAGATCAAATCCTACACGGAAGCGGTGGCACTGCGGATACCACCTCCGGCCAAGTGCATCATCGAGGAACGGCGTGCCAAAAAGATGGCCAAGCTGCACTTTGCCTGCCAGGTTCGAGGTCCGCACTGTCTGTACTCGCGCACGATGTTCACGATGCGCACGCGGAACCCGCGCACCTGGATCCACCTGATGTTTCTCGATCTGCAAGCGCGGGCTGGCAAGAACGCACTCAGCAGCTGGGATCCGAGCGTGAGTCGGCTTAAGCACTGCTGGGACACGCTGAAGTGCGAGAACCGAACGTTCATAACGCTTGTTACGAGTGCGTTCCCTAATGGCAAGGAACAGGAGGCGCTCGTGAACGAGTTGCGCCATGCCGGGTTCTTTGACGTGTTTGAAATGGGTCCGGTGACGCTGGGTGCCGGTGTTGGAGGCGAATCAGGTGTGCCTGGTGCGGGTCAACCCGGTACCACCGGTCCGGCGGGATCCGGTGCGTCCTCGGGGGGTGGTACGGGTGCGGCGTCCAACGGTGGAAGCTCGGAGGACCTGGAAGTGTTCCAgtggggttgctttttgtgTCACCATCCGGAGAAGGCCATCGGGTTTCTGCACGGTAACAATCAGCCGGTGATCGAGGGCCAGCTGAAAGAGAAGAAGGGCAAATGGAGACTGTTCCGGCGGTGGCGAACGCGCTACTTTACGCTCTCCGGAGCGCACCTTTCGTGCAAGGGTTCCGTCAGCGAG GCTGGCGGTGAAAGCATTGACGTGAACCAGATCCGTTCGGTGAAGGTGTCCCGCGGTGCTCGCAACATCCCGAAAGCGTTCGAAATATTCACCGGTGACCAGACGCTCATCCTTAAACCGAAGGATGGCAACAAGGCGGAAGAATGGGTGCAGTGTTTAAGCATCGTGCTGGCACATTCAcag GCACGAGATAGCCCTACCACTCGCACGAACAGTCTTCCAGCCCGCAGTATTGGCAATAGTCGTACGGTTTTTTGA
- the LOC128727293 gene encoding 46 kDa FK506-binding nuclear protein-like, protein MFWGLILKQGKKYSKVVEEDFHLTHAALDLSECSGDVQVMLTTENITYLLCTLNKAIPQVMLDQQFATGDEISFATKGQGVVHLTGNVLPDDMDEMDMGEEEEEEDEEQDVPAANGKPRMAKLTAKSKVAKEIAAGKVSDDSDEDDATFTESMLDDSALNGAEEEDDDDDDDDEDDEDDEDDEDDDDDEDDDEDDEDDDDEDEEEDVQPKAKQAKLSNDAKPTNGSAKAPKEALKKQDNQEEKKTAIRTLQDGLVAEDLKVGTGPEAKPGKKIAVYYDGRLKSNNKLFDSTHKGPGLKFTLGRGEVIKGWDLGVAGMKVGGKRKLVIPHKLAYGVKGYPPTIPPNSTLVFEVELKKVF, encoded by the exons ATGTTCTGGG GATTGATCTTGAAACAAGGCAAAAAGTACTCCAAGGTAGTGGAGGAAGACTTCCATCTCACCCATGCGGCGCTCGATCTCTCCGAGTGCTCGGGCGATGTGCAGGTTATGCTGACGACAGAAAACATCACGTATCTGCTGTGCACGCTCAACAAAGCGATCCCGCAGGTGATGCTCGACCAGCAGTTCGCTACGGGCGATGAAATCAGCTTCGCCACCAAGGGACAGGGCGTCGTGCATTTGACCGGCAACGTGCTGCCGGATGATATGGACGAGATGGATATGggcgaagaggaagaagaggaagacgAAGAGCAGGACGTCCCGGCCGCGAACGGCAAACCGCGCATGGCCAAACTGACGGCCAAGTCTAAGGTGGCCAAGGAAATTGCTGCCGGCAAGGTGTCCGACGACAGTGACGAGGACGATGCCACTTTCACCGAGTCGATGCTGGATGATAGCGCCCTGAAtggagctgaagaagaagatgatgatgacgacgacgatgatgaggatgatgaggatgatgaggacgatgaggacgatgatgacgatgaagatgatgatgaggacgacgaagatgacgacgatgaggacgaagaAGAGGACGTCCAGCCGAAGGCAAAACAGGCTAAGTTGTCGAACGATGCCAAACCAACGAATGGTAGCGCTAAGGCACCGAAGGAGGCCCTCAAGAAGCAGGACAACCAGGAAGAGAAGAAGACCGCTATCCGCACGCTGCAAGACGGACTGGTGGCCGAAGACCTGAAGGTGGGCACGGGACCAGAAGCCAAGCCGGGCAAAAAGATCGCCGTATACTACGACGGCCGGCTCAAGTCGAACAACAAACTGTTCGACAGCACACACAAGGGCCCAGGACTGAAGTTCACCCTCGGACGCGGTGAGGTCATTAAGGGATGGGATCTCGGCGTCGCCGGCATGAAGGTCGGTGGCAAGCGGAAGTTGGTGATACCGCACAAGCTGGCCTACGGCGTGAAGGGCTACCCACCGACCATCCCGCCCAACAGCACGCTCGTGTTCGAGGTCGAGCTGAAGAAGGTCTTCTAA
- the LOC128724561 gene encoding protein phosphatase 1 regulatory subunit SDS22 homolog, whose product MASLRFALLVLWICHNGVHGQCLNKGFLCVMGVVNMTSDGGAKLRKTIDIEGEAIPIVIEKLIVSNTASGPFLQRIGAFTDGIMYRNYRDAVFQLPEGNTISDIDINGSGMMRSFVAGLNSNLKTLSIENGLLDRVPPTLAKMTILETLTINWCSLTGLRLDVLVENHKLISLDLSYNKIRQIFPVTSTPRKMLSILYLHLAANQLEILDVSMFAFMPSLERLIVSGNNIVRVEATTPVTFVNLTGFELEMNKISSMHLENLVLPKLITFNMDENALTEIPSLSGDSFPKLKRIGMSENALKHVDLSMFQSFAELEGIYFTHNQIESVRATTPFVLSKLVTLSFTNNRITSWNMSGCDFPNMYELMLNSNKLTTIPPVFQRYTNVRLSINANPIQCSSMTTFLSKITEKRLFVTTVSASQKCATSSSVTIDKNLAACCVA is encoded by the exons ATGGCTAGCTTACGCT TTGCATTGTTGGTTTTGTGGATTTGTCACAATGGCGTGCATGGTCAATGTCTCAACAAAGGATTCTTATGTGTTATGGGTGTTGTCAACATGACCTCTGATGGAGGAGCAAAGCTTCGCAAAACCATTGATATTGAAGGTGAAGCGATTCCAATAGTAATCGAGAAACTAATTGTGAGTAATACAGCTTCCGGTCCATTTCTGCAGCGTATTGGAGCATTCACAGATGGCATCATGTATAGAAATTATCGAGATGCAGTGTTTCAACTGCCAGAAGGCAACACAATCTCGGATATTGACATCAATGGCTCTGGAATGATGCGATCGTTTGTGGCAGGACTAAACAGCAATTTAAAAACGCTGAGCATAGAAAATGGTCTGCTAGATCGTGTGCCTCCGACTCTTGCTAAAATGACCATTCTGGAAACTCTGACCATAAACTGGTGTTCGTTAACAGGATTGCGTCTGGATGTGTTGGTTGAAAATCACAAGCTAATTTCATTAGATCTGTCGTACAACAAAATACGACAAATATTTCCAGTTACTTCAACTCCCAGGAAAATGTTGTCCATCTTATATTTGCATCTTGCAGCTAATCAGTTAGAAATACTGGATGTAtcgatgtttgcttttatGCCAAGTTTGGAGCGCCTAATTGTATCAGGCAATAACATAGTGCGCGTAGAAGCTACGACCCCAGTGACATTCGTCAACCTGACTGGATTCGAATtggaaatgaacaaaatctCATCTATGCATTTGGAAAATCTTGTCCTTCCGAAGCTAATTACTTTCAACATGGATGAAAATGCACTCACAGAAATCCCGTCACTTTCAGGAGATTCATTCCCAAAGCTAAAACGTATCGGAATGAGTGAAAACGCTTTGAAGCATGTTGACCTTAGCATGTTCCAATCGTTTGCTGAATTGGAAGGAATATATTTTACCCACAATCAGATAGAATCTGTTCGCGCGACTACTCCATTCGTGCTGTCAAAACTCGTAACACTGTCATTTACCAACAATCGGATCACTTCCTGGAATATGAGCGGATGCGACTTTCCCAACATGTATGAGTTGATGTTGAATAGCAACAAGCTTACTACAATTCCGCCAGTATTTCAACGGTATACTAATGTTCGTTTGTCAATTAATGCAAATCCCATTCAGTGTAGTAGCATGACAACTTTCTTGAGCAAAATTACTGAAAAACGGCTTTTTGTGACCACTGTCAGTGCGAGTCAAAAATGTGCCACCTCATCTTCAGTAACTATCGATAAAAATTTAGCGGCATGCTGTGTGgcataa